A stretch of Campylobacter gracilis DNA encodes these proteins:
- the glyS gene encoding glycine--tRNA ligase subunit beta, producing the protein MELLIEIGVEELPAIPFLKERANIAPKWRAVLEANRINSDFRFEFSPRRFVLFHEDFPQRGDDAQIVSTGAPKSVALKDGAWSPAALSFAKKYGISESELEFRQVGGKEVLYHAEVQKGRDSREILGEMIEEFLRSLNFGRAMRWGSGEFEFIRPIRSIACVLGGQNVDFEIYGVRSAAAFFPHRKFGYEAIKFKDAVDYFALLERNGVILSEQKRKDKILSEFAKLEKKHGFKIEVDPALLDEVTAITEYPTALLGSFERDFLSVPKEVIITSMKENQRYFPVFEGKNLSNHFVVVSNAITDDDELVVRGNEKVLRARLSDAMFFWKSDLQAEFSPEKLKQISYMQALGSVYDKQVRELAVARALSADYATQIEAEIGKKDFAQDVENAVMFSKADLSSTMVGEFSELQGIMGSYYAAHAGLADHVCRAIREQYLPSGEDSELPSGVFSSVIAIAMKFETLLGLFSINKVPSGNKDPYALRRAATGLIKILLNQGLSFDANALAQKLAPNYKKFDISKLLDFIKDRLYGIFDEINPSVIKACIASGENDLLLLSKAIKALGEIAAAADFGENFATFKRLANIIKDEKIGAVDENLFEHGAERALNAAFRAIKLNENDVSGYLRSLFGLKGVIDDFFDNVMINVQDVKIRTNRIANIGQIYRAFLQFADIKEIGF; encoded by the coding sequence ATGGAACTACTCATTGAGATTGGGGTCGAGGAGCTGCCTGCGATCCCGTTTTTAAAAGAGCGTGCGAATATCGCGCCAAAATGGCGCGCAGTGCTTGAGGCTAACCGCATAAATAGCGACTTTCGCTTTGAATTTAGCCCGCGTAGATTTGTGCTATTTCACGAGGATTTTCCGCAACGCGGCGATGATGCACAGATCGTAAGTACGGGTGCACCTAAGTCCGTCGCGCTCAAAGACGGCGCGTGGAGCCCTGCAGCGCTAAGTTTCGCTAAAAAATACGGCATAAGCGAAAGCGAGCTGGAATTTCGGCAGGTGGGCGGCAAAGAGGTGCTTTACCACGCTGAGGTGCAAAAGGGGCGCGATAGTCGTGAAATTCTAGGCGAAATGATAGAGGAGTTTTTACGATCGCTAAATTTTGGACGCGCGATGCGCTGGGGTAGCGGCGAGTTTGAGTTTATCCGTCCGATAAGAAGCATAGCCTGCGTTTTGGGCGGTCAAAACGTAGATTTTGAAATTTATGGCGTGCGAAGCGCAGCTGCATTTTTTCCGCACCGGAAATTTGGCTACGAAGCGATTAAATTTAAAGACGCCGTGGATTATTTCGCACTGCTGGAGCGTAACGGCGTAATTTTAAGCGAGCAAAAAAGAAAAGATAAAATTCTAAGCGAGTTTGCAAAGCTCGAGAAAAAGCATGGCTTTAAGATCGAGGTCGATCCTGCGTTGCTAGATGAAGTAACGGCGATCACCGAGTACCCGACTGCGCTGCTAGGCAGCTTTGAGCGAGATTTTTTAAGCGTGCCAAAAGAGGTCATTATCACTTCGATGAAGGAGAATCAGCGCTATTTTCCCGTTTTCGAGGGTAAAAACTTAAGCAATCATTTCGTTGTCGTTAGTAATGCGATCACCGATGATGACGAGCTTGTAGTACGCGGTAATGAAAAAGTTTTACGCGCGCGCCTAAGCGATGCTATGTTTTTTTGGAAAAGCGATTTGCAAGCGGAATTTAGCCCTGAAAAACTTAAGCAAATATCCTATATGCAAGCTCTTGGCTCAGTTTATGATAAGCAAGTGCGCGAGCTAGCAGTAGCAAGGGCACTGAGCGCGGATTATGCTACGCAGATTGAGGCGGAGATCGGCAAAAAGGATTTTGCGCAGGATGTGGAAAATGCTGTAATGTTTAGTAAAGCAGACCTTAGCAGCACGATGGTGGGTGAATTTAGCGAGCTTCAAGGCATTATGGGCAGCTACTATGCCGCACACGCTGGACTGGCAGATCATGTATGCCGCGCGATACGCGAGCAATATCTGCCTAGCGGCGAGGATAGCGAGCTGCCAAGCGGTGTATTTAGTAGCGTAATCGCTATAGCGATGAAATTTGAAACGCTCCTGGGGCTTTTTAGCATCAATAAAGTTCCAAGCGGCAATAAAGATCCGTATGCGCTTCGCCGCGCAGCTACGGGGCTAATTAAAATTTTACTAAATCAAGGATTGAGCTTTGATGCGAATGCGCTGGCGCAAAAGCTGGCGCCAAATTATAAGAAATTTGACATTTCTAAGCTGCTGGATTTTATAAAAGATAGGTTATATGGAATTTTTGACGAGATAAATCCGTCCGTGATCAAGGCGTGCATCGCAAGCGGCGAAAACGATCTATTACTACTAAGCAAGGCCATAAAGGCGCTGGGCGAGATCGCAGCAGCAGCGGATTTCGGGGAAAATTTTGCAACCTTTAAGCGCCTAGCTAATATCATCAAGGACGAAAAAATAGGCGCGGTGGACGAAAACCTATTCGAACACGGCGCTGAGCGTGCGCTAAATGCGGCGTTCAGGGCGATTAAGCTCAACGAAAACGATGTGAGTGGGTATCTGCGCTCACTATTTGGGCTTAAAGGCGTGATTGATGATTTTTTCGATAACGTAATGATAAACGTCCAGGATGTCAAGATACGCACAAATCGTATCGCAAATATCGGGCAAATTTATCGCGCGTTTTTGCAATTTGCCGATATCAAAGAGATAGGATTTTAA
- a CDS encoding endonuclease/exonuclease/phosphatase family protein: MRVLALLFAMFFCGASAAELKIASFNVQNLFDGVNDGTEYADFEIGRGGWSEQKYERKLQEIADEISALNADILGLQEIENEAVLKALAQKAGYKFYAFSRAQTAPAGVAVMSRIPIKFQKTYRPTELKTRDILRADFALGGTDFSFYVVHMLSARNPLSERKRNFAFLREVLQGHQRAIVAGDFNTNFGRNSLLNELIERDGFSDLWALHPCSQLKHFGSCESHESGAVLDHILLSDDFFSNEPGYKKDSFVVAKSSTASDHFPISFILTDEGALKSTPKKQEFLAKNTASSAKTVTIEELYGRIISEPVLIKGAVVSFANRHGFAISQDGSGVFVYGGGGLQLGDKLDLLVKKTKFYKQSFEIDDFEIVSRSGNVGYIAPYVLPSASVRQLRAGDVISTIKGDVKDGIIDLKGAGEFRIFRKSAPVQNGKNLEFENAYFTIYKGQKEFIVE, from the coding sequence TTGCGAGTTTTAGCGCTACTTTTTGCGATGTTTTTCTGCGGCGCGAGTGCAGCGGAGCTGAAAATCGCATCGTTTAACGTGCAAAATTTATTCGACGGCGTAAACGACGGCACGGAGTACGCGGATTTTGAGATCGGGCGCGGAGGCTGGAGCGAGCAAAAATACGAGCGCAAGCTGCAAGAGATAGCGGACGAGATAAGCGCGCTTAATGCCGATATTTTGGGGCTGCAAGAGATCGAAAACGAAGCGGTGCTAAAAGCGCTTGCGCAGAAGGCGGGCTATAAATTCTACGCTTTTTCGCGCGCGCAGACTGCACCTGCGGGCGTGGCAGTGATGTCGCGCATACCGATAAAATTTCAAAAAACTTACCGCCCGACAGAGCTTAAAACTAGAGATATTTTGCGCGCTGATTTTGCGCTTGGTGGCACTGATTTTAGCTTTTATGTCGTACATATGCTCTCTGCACGCAATCCGCTAAGCGAGCGCAAGCGCAATTTCGCCTTTTTACGCGAGGTTTTGCAAGGGCACCAACGCGCTATCGTAGCGGGAGATTTTAATACGAATTTCGGGCGAAATTCCTTGCTAAACGAGCTTATCGAGCGCGACGGATTTAGTGATTTATGGGCGCTACATCCCTGCTCGCAGTTAAAGCATTTTGGCTCTTGTGAATCTCATGAAAGCGGCGCAGTGCTAGATCATATCTTGCTTAGCGACGATTTTTTTAGTAACGAGCCTGGATATAAAAAGGACAGTTTCGTGGTTGCTAAATCCTCTACCGCTTCCGATCATTTCCCGATTAGCTTCATTCTGACGGACGAGGGCGCTTTAAAATCTACGCCGAAAAAGCAAGAATTTTTAGCTAAAAATACCGCTAGCTCCGCAAAGACCGTCACGATAGAGGAGCTTTACGGGCGCATTATAAGCGAGCCTGTGCTGATAAAAGGCGCAGTCGTGAGCTTTGCAAACCGCCACGGCTTTGCGATCTCCCAAGATGGAAGCGGAGTTTTTGTCTATGGCGGCGGCGGGCTGCAGTTAGGCGATAAACTCGATCTGCTAGTAAAAAAGACGAAATTTTATAAGCAAAGCTTTGAGATAGACGATTTTGAGATCGTATCTAGAAGCGGCAACGTAGGCTATATCGCGCCATACGTTTTGCCTAGCGCATCGGTGCGGCAGCTGCGCGCAGGAGATGTGATAAGCACGATCAAAGGCGACGTTAAAGACGGCATAATTGATCTAAAAGGCGCGGGCGAGTTTAGAATTTTTCGCAAAAGCGCCCCTGTGCAAAACGGCAAAAATTTAGAATTTGAAAACGCCTATTTTACGATTTATAAAGGGCAAAAGGAATTTATAGTAGAATGA
- a CDS encoding tRNA (cytidine(34)-2'-O)-methyltransferase produces MFNIVLVYPQIHTNTGSIGRMCVNAGCPLHLIKPLGFVIDDKHLRRAGLDYWASLDLKIWESWDEFMAANGKFKQRFFFATTKTNKLYYEAKFQPGDFLIFGSEGHGLPLEIMRTNRENCITIPMSGAGRSLNLATSVGIVTYEAIRQNIDKFDFRSAVCEF; encoded by the coding sequence ATGTTTAATATCGTGTTAGTATATCCGCAGATCCACACAAACACCGGCTCCATCGGGCGCATGTGCGTCAATGCGGGGTGCCCTTTGCATCTGATCAAGCCGCTCGGATTTGTCATCGACGATAAGCATCTACGCCGTGCGGGGCTTGATTATTGGGCGAGCTTGGATCTTAAAATTTGGGAGAGTTGGGACGAGTTTATGGCGGCGAACGGGAAATTTAAGCAGCGCTTCTTTTTTGCGACGACAAAGACGAACAAGCTCTACTACGAGGCGAAATTTCAGCCGGGCGATTTTTTGATTTTCGGCTCTGAAGGCCATGGGCTGCCGCTTGAGATCATGCGCACAAACCGTGAAAACTGCATCACGATCCCGATGAGCGGGGCGGGGCGCAGTTTAAATTTAGCCACCAGCGTGGGCATCGTAACCTACGAAGCGATCCGCCAAAACATCGATAAATTTGACTTTAGGAGCGCGGTTTGCGAGTTTTAG
- a CDS encoding tRNA nucleotidyltransferase/poly(A) polymerase family protein, protein MQVSKTDLKIYQNDDFIALLDYLKKFSSRIYLVGGCVRDHFLGRASADVDVELYDVGPHRFEQIMQDFGAQGVGKSYFVYKYKSFDISLPRTESKTGIGHKGFSVALATDEREASRRRDFTINAMMINAISGKVLDFYGGLADLHARILRVVDPRTFVEDSLRVYRAVQFAARFELRTEHHTLELMRSIDVSDLSCERVKAELIKFFRAPAHRYGMMLMQELGLYERVFGLRIDTRTHERLIKFIEHGESFVRNEMFFLYAFLNFLGLDKDKILKNLGLNSLYKRLLSEPFFKRVSDERLCKIALKMPLKQWLGLYCKGRVQAAKRLGIWDKKFKSLVCATDVARNLRGAAIGKEIERLQEAEIRAFVAALKA, encoded by the coding sequence TTGCAAGTATCGAAAACCGACTTGAAAATCTATCAAAATGACGATTTTATCGCGCTTTTAGATTATCTTAAAAAATTTAGCTCACGCATATATCTGGTAGGCGGCTGCGTGCGCGATCATTTTTTGGGACGGGCGAGTGCTGATGTGGATGTGGAGCTTTACGATGTGGGTCCGCACCGCTTCGAGCAAATTATGCAGGACTTCGGCGCGCAGGGCGTTGGCAAAAGCTACTTCGTTTATAAATATAAAAGCTTTGACATCTCGCTGCCGCGCACCGAGAGTAAGACAGGCATCGGACACAAGGGCTTCAGTGTCGCTTTGGCTACGGACGAACGTGAGGCTAGCAGGCGACGCGATTTTACAATCAATGCGATGATGATAAACGCTATAAGCGGTAAAGTTCTCGATTTTTACGGCGGGCTTGCGGATCTGCACGCGCGTATTTTGCGAGTGGTTGATCCACGCACTTTCGTGGAGGATAGCTTGCGCGTGTATCGCGCGGTACAGTTTGCCGCAAGATTTGAGCTTCGCACCGAGCATCACACCTTAGAGCTCATGCGTAGTATCGACGTTAGCGATCTTAGTTGCGAGCGCGTTAAAGCAGAGCTGATTAAATTTTTCCGTGCACCTGCGCACCGATACGGGATGATGCTAATGCAAGAGCTGGGGCTTTATGAGCGGGTTTTTGGATTGCGGATTGATACGCGTACGCACGAGCGACTGATAAAATTCATAGAGCACGGCGAATCTTTCGTGAGAAATGAAATGTTTTTTTTATATGCGTTTTTGAATTTTTTAGGATTAGATAAAGATAAAATTTTAAAGAATTTAGGGCTAAATTCTCTTTATAAAAGGCTACTTAGCGAGCCGTTTTTTAAGCGGGTAAGCGACGAGCGGCTATGCAAAATCGCTCTAAAAATGCCGCTTAAGCAGTGGCTCGGGCTATATTGTAAAGGTAGGGTGCAAGCGGCAAAGCGGCTTGGGATTTGGGATAAGAAATTTAAAAGCTTGGTTTGCGCTACGGATGTCGCTCGCAATCTGCGCGGCGCTGCGATCGGCAAGGAGATTGAGAGGCTGCAAGAAGCGGAGATTAGGGCATTTGTAGCGGCTTTAAAAGCGTAA
- a CDS encoding CiaD-like domain-containing protein, with translation MYENELEDIIEAVNEMKAQKRAQNLTAQQERATNASSTEAGSQDALSPASFAPDPIAPDALNSASAPDIASSNAQNFTSLDTKNSTSRFVSSDALNSTLDRSNFMASNSSAPSGAEFAADATLKKSVVKDENFTFSSEENSKDSDLTSRENSVASVSLNGENFINFTSASGKDSVNTAFASDEILKSSAAKFDESFRDLSGIAGEIYDSLGSDMNGFISPQSRDASMAQSSAESKDFELALNSTDDDSQSEQDLTPRILGAHFKELSNDDFGPGSDFKESEADDYFSTAHSKKQDLASLQAQNSVALEIRNAATRQQNFVSQSQNFTMPGVRGDELATPQLRNSTAQDMQAGSFASYGAKNSAVRQPEEARHLGAARQVGDKSKYLANADFKISSEAEFLSAIKERILVLFEGLNAFEKGDLNARVELNLKFMEFLLASIENRLENLSK, from the coding sequence ATGTATGAAAATGAACTAGAAGATATCATCGAAGCAGTAAATGAGATGAAAGCGCAAAAGCGCGCGCAAAATTTGACGGCGCAGCAAGAGAGGGCTACAAATGCAAGTAGCACCGAAGCAGGATCGCAGGATGCTTTAAGCCCCGCCTCTTTTGCGCCAGATCCCATTGCACCTGATGCTTTAAATTCCGCATCTGCGCCGGATATCGCTTCATCAAATGCACAAAATTTCACTTCCTTAGATACTAAAAATTCCACTTCGCGTTTTGTTTCATCGGACGCTTTAAATTCCACCCTAGATCGTTCAAATTTCATGGCGAGTAATAGCTCTGCGCCTAGCGGCGCGGAGTTTGCGGCGGATGCTACTTTAAAAAAATCTGTCGTAAAAGATGAAAATTTTACTTTTTCCAGCGAGGAGAATTCTAAAGATTCTGATCTTACAAGCAGAGAAAATTCCGTGGCCTCCGTCTCTTTAAATGGAGAAAATTTTATAAATTTCACTTCTGCAAGTGGCAAAGATTCCGTAAATACCGCCTTTGCAAGCGATGAAATTTTAAAAAGCTCTGCCGCGAAATTTGACGAAAGCTTTCGTGATTTATCAGGCATCGCAGGTGAAATTTACGATAGTCTAGGCAGCGATATGAATGGGTTTATTTCGCCGCAAAGCAGGGACGCAAGCATGGCGCAAAGCTCTGCCGAAAGTAAAGATTTTGAATTAGCGCTAAATTCTACGGATGACGACTCCCAAAGCGAGCAAGATTTGACGCCTCGTATTTTAGGCGCGCATTTTAAGGAGCTAAGCAATGACGATTTTGGGCCTGGCTCTGATTTTAAAGAAAGCGAGGCTGACGATTATTTCAGCACAGCGCATTCTAAAAAGCAGGATTTAGCGTCGCTTCAAGCTCAAAATTCCGTCGCACTAGAGATCCGAAATGCTGCCACGCGCCAGCAAAATTTCGTTTCGCAGTCACAGAATTTTACGATGCCTGGGGTGCGAGGTGATGAGCTCGCCACGCCGCAGCTTCGTAATTCCACCGCGCAGGATATGCAAGCGGGAAGTTTTGCCTCTTATGGTGCTAAAAATTCCGCCGTGCGCCAGCCCGAGGAAGCACGACATCTCGGGGCCGCGAGACAAGTGGGTGACAAATCAAAATATCTCGCAAATGCAGATTTCAAAATTTCAAGCGAAGCGGAGTTTTTGAGCGCGATAAAAGAGCGAATTTTAGTGCTTTTTGAGGGGCTGAACGCTTTTGAGAAGGGTGATTTGAACGCGCGCGTGGAGCTAAATTTAAAATTTATGGAATTTTTGCTTGCAAGTATCGAAAACCGACTTGAAAATCTATCAAAATGA
- the leuB gene encoding 3-isopropylmalate dehydrogenase, with protein sequence MKKYDVCVIKGDGIGPEIIEEAIKVLDAVSHKFNFELNFDYRLMGGAAIDIMGVPLPDETLNAAKSSDAVLFGAIGGAKWDGLPRELRPESGLLKIRKELGAFANLRPAMIFDELINASTLKPEIIKGVDIMVVRELTGGIYFGQPRVKNEKDALNTMCYNAAEIERVAKVAFEAALLRNKKITLVDKANVLETSQLWREVVSELAKNYEGINLEFMYVDNAAMQLVRAPAQFDVILTENLFGDILSDEASMICGSIGLLPSASIGGKVGIYEPIHGSAPDIAGQGIANPIATILSAAMMLKYAFGENEAAEAIELAVRGVLRDGYRTKDIAQYDAKEICSTTEIGSIIADYAAKA encoded by the coding sequence ATGAAAAAATACGACGTATGCGTGATAAAAGGCGACGGAATCGGCCCTGAGATCATCGAAGAAGCGATAAAAGTGCTCGATGCCGTAAGCCATAAATTTAATTTCGAGCTAAATTTTGACTACCGTTTAATGGGCGGCGCGGCGATCGACATTATGGGCGTTCCGCTTCCAGATGAAACGCTAAATGCCGCTAAGTCAAGCGACGCGGTGCTTTTCGGCGCGATCGGCGGCGCGAAATGGGATGGTCTGCCGCGCGAACTGCGCCCCGAAAGCGGACTGCTTAAAATTCGCAAAGAGCTTGGAGCGTTTGCAAACCTGCGCCCTGCGATGATTTTTGATGAGCTAATAAACGCTTCGACGCTAAAGCCTGAGATCATCAAGGGCGTCGATATAATGGTGGTGCGCGAGCTTACGGGCGGGATTTATTTCGGGCAGCCGCGCGTTAAAAACGAAAAGGACGCGCTAAATACGATGTGTTACAACGCCGCCGAGATTGAGCGCGTCGCAAAAGTTGCCTTTGAGGCTGCGCTTTTGCGAAACAAAAAGATAACGCTCGTGGATAAAGCCAACGTGCTTGAAACAAGTCAGCTGTGGCGCGAGGTCGTAAGCGAGCTAGCCAAAAATTACGAGGGGATAAATTTGGAGTTTATGTACGTAGATAACGCCGCTATGCAGCTTGTGCGGGCGCCCGCGCAGTTTGATGTGATTTTAACGGAAAATTTATTCGGCGATATTTTAAGCGATGAGGCGAGCATGATCTGCGGCTCGATCGGACTACTTCCGAGTGCAAGTATCGGCGGCAAGGTAGGCATCTACGAGCCGATCCACGGCAGCGCGCCCGACATCGCGGGGCAGGGGATTGCAAACCCGATCGCTACGATCTTAAGCGCTGCGATGATGCTGAAATACGCATTCGGCGAGAATGAAGCGGCAGAAGCGATCGAGCTTGCCGTACGCGGCGTGCTTCGCGACGGATACCGCACCAAGGACATCGCGCAGTACGACGCCAAAGAAATTTGCTCGACTACAGAGATCGGCTCGATCATCGCAGATTACGCGGCTAAGGCTTAG
- a CDS encoding 3-isopropylmalate dehydratase small subunit codes for MAKVWKFGDDIDTDIIIAARYLNTSDAAVLATHIMEDADRDFSSKIARGDIIVAGKNFGCGSSREHAPMALKAAGISCVIAKNFARIFYRNSFNTGFLILECDETDKIAQGDELSIDLKGGVIKNLTQKTEYKFAAIPEFMQKLLDAGGAINYAKTKINL; via the coding sequence ATGGCAAAAGTATGGAAATTCGGCGATGATATCGACACCGACATTATTATCGCGGCGCGCTACCTAAATACCTCCGACGCGGCGGTGCTTGCGACGCATATCATGGAGGATGCGGATAGGGATTTTTCGTCCAAAATCGCTCGCGGCGACATCATCGTAGCGGGAAAAAATTTCGGCTGCGGCAGCTCGCGCGAGCACGCTCCGATGGCGCTTAAGGCCGCCGGGATTTCATGCGTGATCGCAAAAAACTTCGCTAGGATTTTTTATCGAAACAGCTTCAACACGGGCTTTTTGATCCTCGAATGCGACGAGACGGATAAGATCGCGCAGGGCGACGAGCTTAGCATCGATCTAAAGGGCGGCGTAATTAAAAATTTAACTCAAAAAACTGAGTATAAATTCGCCGCGATACCGGAGTTTATGCAAAAGCTCCTCGACGCGGGCGGAGCGATAAATTACGCAAAAACAAAGATAAACTTGTAA
- the rpoD gene encoding RNA polymerase sigma factor RpoD — protein sequence MASPKDALSPIEQFFDENQKSYITYERLIKFFDKAPTATAVKKVEALTKKFDVELISAAEISKIKNLEDAKLKEATQKKLLDEGWDEEFDLSSDVELLEWSRSDSPVRMYLREMGQIPLLTKEEEIEISKKIELGEDIIIDAFCSVPYLIDFILDYKEPLINRERRVKELFKSFDDSDEEGEEEDEEELPEDDYDDEEDEESADEAKQRRSKKNDKRALKVIESFKALEKAKKDWMKFAEKNAEAIKESKGILSKLNLAFKKKILKEKLMDLGPTSKLITEIVKSMETALKSDEGFEKELKRLEYKLPMFSAELRENHKKILKEITKLSKDDIIARVPEATMVSTYVDIKKLFLTKEASKKSFNLEPERLKEILEQIKRGKRISDNAKARMAKSNLRLVVSIAKRYTNRGLPFLDLIQEGNIGLMKAVDKFEYKRGYKFSTYATWWIRQAISRAIADQARTIRIPIHMIETINRINKITRKYMQEGGKEPDINVIAQEVGLSVDKVKQVIKITKEPISLEAPIGNEDDGKFGDFVEDKSSVSPIEQILKSDLKEQIDDILEQLNDRERTVIRMRFGLLDDESDRTLEEIGKELNITRERVRQIESSAIKKLKHPKIGRKLKTYIES from the coding sequence ATGGCGAGCCCAAAAGACGCCTTAAGCCCCATCGAGCAATTTTTCGACGAAAATCAGAAAAGCTACATCACCTACGAAAGACTGATAAAATTTTTCGACAAGGCTCCCACCGCGACGGCCGTTAAGAAAGTCGAAGCGCTTACGAAAAAATTCGACGTCGAGCTGATCTCCGCCGCAGAAATCTCCAAAATCAAAAATTTAGAGGATGCGAAACTCAAAGAAGCCACGCAAAAAAAGCTGCTGGACGAGGGCTGGGACGAGGAATTTGACCTATCCAGCGACGTCGAGCTTTTGGAGTGGAGCCGTTCGGACAGCCCGGTGCGGATGTATCTACGCGAAATGGGACAGATCCCACTGCTAACCAAAGAAGAAGAGATCGAGATCAGCAAAAAAATCGAGCTCGGCGAGGACATCATCATCGACGCGTTTTGCTCGGTGCCGTACTTAATAGACTTTATTTTAGACTATAAAGAGCCACTTATCAACCGCGAACGCCGCGTGAAGGAGCTTTTCAAGAGCTTTGACGACAGCGACGAAGAGGGTGAAGAGGAGGACGAAGAGGAGCTGCCGGAGGATGATTACGACGACGAGGAGGATGAGGAGAGCGCGGACGAGGCGAAGCAAAGGCGATCCAAAAAGAACGATAAGCGCGCTCTAAAGGTCATCGAAAGCTTCAAGGCTCTTGAAAAAGCCAAAAAGGACTGGATGAAATTTGCCGAGAAAAACGCCGAAGCGATTAAAGAGAGCAAGGGAATTTTATCGAAGCTAAACTTGGCGTTTAAAAAGAAAATTTTAAAAGAAAAGCTCATGGATCTGGGGCCTACGAGCAAGCTCATCACCGAGATCGTAAAATCGATGGAGACCGCGCTAAAAAGCGACGAGGGCTTTGAAAAAGAGCTCAAGCGCCTGGAATACAAGCTGCCGATGTTTAGCGCCGAACTGCGCGAAAATCACAAAAAAATCCTAAAAGAGATCACGAAACTCAGCAAAGACGACATTATCGCGCGCGTGCCGGAAGCCACGATGGTCTCGACCTACGTCGATATTAAAAAGCTCTTTTTGACCAAAGAGGCGAGCAAAAAAAGCTTCAACCTCGAGCCCGAGCGGCTGAAAGAAATTTTAGAGCAGATCAAGCGCGGCAAGCGCATTAGCGACAATGCAAAGGCGCGCATGGCGAAGTCCAACCTGCGCCTGGTCGTCTCCATCGCTAAGCGCTATACCAACCGCGGGCTGCCGTTTTTAGACCTCATCCAAGAGGGCAATATCGGACTTATGAAGGCAGTGGATAAATTTGAATACAAGCGCGGCTATAAATTTTCTACCTACGCGACGTGGTGGATCCGCCAGGCGATCAGCCGCGCCATCGCCGATCAAGCGCGCACGATCCGCATTCCGATCCATATGATCGAGACGATAAATCGAATTAATAAAATCACACGCAAATATATGCAAGAAGGCGGCAAGGAGCCCGATATCAACGTCATCGCGCAAGAGGTAGGCCTTAGCGTCGATAAAGTAAAGCAAGTCATCAAAATCACAAAGGAGCCGATCAGCCTAGAAGCGCCGATCGGAAACGAGGATGACGGTAAATTCGGCGATTTCGTCGAGGATAAAAGCTCAGTTTCGCCGATCGAGCAAATTTTAAAATCCGACCTAAAAGAGCAGATCGACGATATCTTAGAACAGCTCAACGACCGCGAGCGCACGGTAATCCGCATGCGATTCGGACTGCTTGACGACGAGAGCGACCGCACGCTCGAAGAGATCGGCAAGGAGCTCAACATCACCCGCGAGCGCGTCCGCCAGATCGAAAGCTCGGCGATCAAAAAGCTAAAACACCCAAAGATCGGCCGCAAACTAAAAACCTATATCGAAAGCTAG